The window ttggccagagtgttgaatatggtgagcatacgcttgtacaaaattggtaggcccaaaAAACATTTCTAggataagtttttaaattagatcttgcaatatgtctagtttaaatgagttatttatccatgctgctatactgagtattagaagccataacttttatagtaccattattttattttctaagagctataaaacaaatttggtaaattttagataagcacaactagaccaaatgaattatttcagatttttctaggtacaagaactatttttcttgatttagatacattgatcaaataaaaaattttatgtaacaaaagttgtagatattatttcatagaatacagaacagttgagtttgtattttttccgatatttctacgattttatatcgattttacaagttcactgtttaatgcgccctgggcgccaggatCTAAATGTAAATTTCCATTAGGGAGGCGACagacacccatttttgaaaatttccctatttgacatatatttttgaaattttgttttttaaaaatataaaaatgaaaaaaggccCAGTTCGGGCTCGGGAATGCCATCGTTCACTAGGCCAAAAATGAGTTTCATGGCCCATCAAGCAAGGCTGCAGCAGCGTTCAGCAGGTTGCCCATATTGTTCGGCCACTGGCCCGTTGCACGCAGGCTCGGCCTACCGTATACTTTTGTCTCGACGATATTGTAGGCTTTCTTTCTTTCAGACTTGCTCAGCACGTATAAAAGATTAGAAAGAGTGCGCAAAGAAGTTGACTGATGGCAAGCGAATTCGTTTTTGAGCTTAGTTGTCTCATATAGAAGATCCAAACTTTCTGTTTCTTGCTGATGCATGAGAGGAGGCAAACATTGACACAAAAGTTTTGCATTCACGTATTCTAACAGCAATTGCTGGATAGATCATCACCTAAACATGAGggtcaacgagcatgctgcacCCATAATATTCTTGGAGGTTGGCCTGCTGATGCGCGACGGGGGTTGACAAAAGCGGATGCCGTTCTAAACATTATCATCGAGAGAGCCCGTCGGTCGCAACTCGTAAGCCTAATTTGGACGGGTTCCCACTCCATCCGCGCATCCATAGCCTTTCTGTGGAAGCATTCCTTCTTTCTCCCCGGATCAGCCGGTAGGAAGGGCACGCCCCTGGCATGGGATTGGGGACGGAGCGCGACGCGTCGGGCGGTCGAGCCATCAACCACAAGGCCAGGTGACAAGGAAGGATCAGGTGCGGCGCGACGACCACGATGTGGTTCGCGGTAATCCCGTGAGGCACCGGATCGGATCTCTGGCCCCTGGCCGTAACAGCGACCGGCCGATCGATTGTTCCCCCGAAACCCCGTGATCGAGAGAAGAATCAGATCGGATACGCATGGCCGCATGGGCATCGACGCTGAAGGAGACGGCACATCGGGCGGGGTTCGCACTGGATGGGGGTGGTGACTGCGCGGACAGGGCTCGGTCACGGCGCCATGGCGCGGCTCACAGGCAAGCCGTGCTGGTCGTGCGACGGGTTCGTGCCTGCCACACCGCGTGATGTGTGTGAGGGTTATCGGTTAATGCGTGCAGGACAAGCCTTTATGAGGCGTACTGACGAGAGGGAATCGGTACGCTTTGGACGGACAAAACTATTGATTAGAAACTGACGCCCGAATTCATGCGCTCCCCACGGCCCTTGTAGTTGTACCTGTACGGGCCCCcatgccccgccccgccccggcgtCGCCTCCTTCAAGTCTTGGCGTCGGCACGAAGAAAGAAACAGAGCATCCGGAGATGCGCACGTCGAGACGGCGAGTTGGAGTACGAGCCATGCTACGGTCTAGCGTAGAAAAGGAGAGTGGCATGCACGTGGTGGTGCCTGCCGATGCGggttggcgacggcgagcagcagccGTAGCCGAAGCCACGGGAGGAGGGACAGTCTGACAGGCCTCCACCCACCCACACCCCCCGCGCCCGGCCGTTCCTCGTGGCGGGTTGCTGCGGACTGACAGATCACGCGCCGGATCTCCCCCCCGTGCCACCTCAGATCCGCTTCCCAACATGACGACCGCCACCGACGGGTCGGGGGCCACGCACCTCCATCCCCGGCCCGCGCCGTGCGCCCCGCAGTAACTGACCTCTCGCGCCGCGGGCGTCCGTTCGTCGGTtccctcttcctccctcccacGTCCCACGCCGGGGATCGGCCGAGGGCGCCGTcaaccggccggccgcgccgcgcaccgATCGGCCACGGAGATCTCGCCATCTGAGGAATGCCGCCGCGctctgctgcagctgcaggccTGGGGTCGCATCGGACGTGGCGACGTCACGAGGCGGCACGGCGGTTGCGATCGCTTTGGGCACGCTCGCCCGCCCGCTCATCGCCGTATCCGCGGTTGCGCGGACGTCAAGACAAGCGCGGCGAGCAAATTTGGCGCAAGCATGGGAAAAACCTGCACTCTGATTAGTGGCGTCCAGGAAGAAGCGACGGGTTGAGATAGAAAGAAATCAAAGATGCGCGGCACCGTTCACCTGCTGCACTTGCTGCTTATACTAGTATTAACAATGAACTTATCAATTGAATTCTCCTAAACCCCTAGTATAAAAAGGAGATTTGAGGAAGGGATGCTCGAAATCGATATGAACAaaaacttgggaagaaaaaaagaaaggggaagATTCTAGCTTTCCTAcggcttctctctttttttttctctcgttTTTTGGGAAGGCATTGATGGGTTCCTGCACAACATGCACTCACCGGCTCACGGGATGGATGGCCGGATGAGGCGAGGACGACAGCTCAACAGAGGATGGCCTCCACGCTCCCCGTGCGCACGCACAGGCACACCGGGCACGCCATGGCGGCGtccgcgtcgccggcggcgaagcacTCGCCGCACAGGGAGAGGTGCCTGCAGGGGAGGAGCACCACGGAGGCCGGCCTGAGGCGGCAGACGAGGCACGCGCGGTCCGACGACGGCCCCGTGCGGCGGGGGTCCACGTACGCCGACGACGAGGACTCCACGGggcccgcgtcgcccgcggcggcgagctcctcgaCCGACgcacgcgccgcggccgcggcctgcTGGAGCTGGGCGTGCAGGGTGACCGCGGCGGCCTGCTCCGACAGCGCCCTCgcctgccacgccgccgcctcgccacggAGGCGGACGAGCCGCTCCTCCAgctcggcgccgcgccgcgcctcgcgctCCGCTTCCGCCGCCTTCTCCCGgagccggcgcgcggcggactGGTCTGCCTTGACCAGAATCGCCCGGTTGTGGCGCCGCAGCCGATCGGCCATCGCCCGCCTGAGCTGCTCGCCCTGTGCCCACGAACGTCCGGGCGCATCAGGATTGGAACCAAGAAACGAACTTGCGACGAGGACAAAACGGATTGCGGGGGGCTACAATTTACCTGCTCCCGGATGAACCGGTCGATCTCGTCATCATGCTGCTTCACCTGCGCGGCAAGCTCGTCGGAGACTGAGGCGAACAGCGATTGCGACGACGAGTGGCGCAGGACATTCATCATCTGTTTGCTctcctgttgttgttgttgttgttgctgctgctgctgctcgtcgaATGCCAGGCGGAGGCCAGTCGACACGAGCGCGGTCGCGGCGGGAGACGGGGACGACAAGACCCTGTTCTGGCTCTGGAAGCGCGCCATGTTCGCAAACGACGTCGACTGCTGCGGCTGGAGTGTGAACAGATTGACGTACTCCTCcttggccgccggcggcggcggcgccatgggctCCCTGGGCCGCTTCCTCCGATTCCCACTCGCTGCAAAGAAACCGAAACCGTCACAATCCAAGAACCGTAGGGCCGCGGCACGGCGTGCAGCGACGTCCTCCTAATCAACATCGGCACACACACCTCCACCGCTGGAGAAGTAGACTGCCGCCGGCGATACTccggcgagctgcggcggcctGGGCATGtccatctccttcctctccgGCTCACCTCTGCTACAAAGACCAACCCGTGAGACCACTCGCCACGAATCGAAGACCTCGACCTctgctcgggcggggggaggagCGTGACGACGCGCCCTGGGGCGGAGTGGGAGGAGGCGCACCTGTCGTGGAAGAGGAGATTGGACGGGTACTGCGCCTGTACTGCCATTGTTAAGGAGGGGCGGGAGGCAGGCAGGGGCGGAACGAGAAACGGATGGGTGGTGGGTTGGCGCAGCGGGCGGGAGGTCACGGAGAAGAAAACTTCCTCTTCGTGTTTTTAATAGCTTGGCagccggggaggaggagccgagTCCAATTCCGCGCACCCACTTCGCACGCTCGCTTTTAAaaacctccccctccctccctccctcgctcgCTCGGAACGGaacggagcggagcggagcggggGGATCGCGTCGCGCgctgcctcggcggcggcgggcgggcgaacGGACGGCGCGAGATGAGCGAACGGGGAAGAGCCGGGGGGCTCGCTTCGCTCGGCTAAAATTGCTCGCGGTCGTGGCGACGAAGGTACGGGGCGGGGCGGATGGTTAAAATTAGGCGGCGGATCGCAGTGGACGTGGTGGTGGGGGGTGATTTACAGCGCGATTTGGTGGCGTAAATGCGGGGGTGAGATTAACCTGGGTGGTTTCGCTACGCAGTGGAGTAATGGATGATGGCGGAGGCGTTTGGAAAAGTCAGGTGGGGGAGGGAGGCGTTGGAGGAAtgcgaggagaggagggaggaggagccttCCTTGATGCGCTCACTGGCTTTGACGTTAATCTTTGGGGAATTAGCTGGGCTGCCGGAATAAAGGGGCGCGGTAGAATGCTCTGTCAAGCAAACGCACTCCTGCATTTGTGACCAGCTAAAGATATCGGCCATGAATGTTCTGTGCCACCTAATTTAAGCCATTTTGGCATTTAGTAGTAGCATCTTATTCGGGGCTTGTTTGCTTGTTGGGTTAGAATTTGGGACGATCATTTTAGGTGAATCAGATCCGGAACAACTGGCCGATTGGGTGTGATCTTGGGAGTTTGAGACAATGCCTTTGTGGCATATGATTGATTAATCTAGGATTTTCATGTCTgtatcccccccccccttttgcaAAAAGGATTGTCATGTGGTATGGACATATTTTGTGAATAAGTGACATTTAGGATATCAGCATTCATCTATTAAATGTAGCAAAACGTGCTTATACAAAAATATTTCAGGACAAATATACTAGTACCATTTTCAAATATCTGAACACGATGCATAATGAGTAATTGTAGTACCAAAGTAAATATCTGAACACGATACATAAAGagtgagttttttttatttatttatttttcgatttatcaaaaatatatgtcttgttttttttcaaaaatatcacccagccgccggttcatccggcggaaggttgttaccgccggatgaaccggccgTAGGATCGCTCCGCGATGGGCCGAGCCTTACCACcggttgaaacggcggtaggtagAACCTactgccggatgatccggcggtAAGCACCTACCGCCGGTTCAATCGGCGGTAAGGTCCGGCCCTTTAAACCGCGCGCGCCcgtcccccagcgccgccgcccgctcgctccgcccgcgccgccaacgccgccgcccgcccgctccgcccgcgacgccgcccgcccgcgccgccgcccgctccgcccgcgccgccgcccgcccgccccccgcgcggctcccgcacgcgcgccggGCGCTCGCAGCGCTCTCccggccgcctgccgccgcaccgAGACGGCGCGCGCAGGTATATTTTAAATTCTAATTTTATTAATAATAGTTTGTAGATTAgaattagaaatattagtgtTTTTGAATATAGTTTTATGTGTAGAAATAGTTTTTAGTGTGTAATTATTTGAGTATAGTTTGATGTgtagaaattatttttttatatgtagaaatattagtgattcaaaaataaattattacgatataaaatcgtagaacatgtaattgaaaatattagtttacatacgaatataattgaaaatattaatgagttcaaacagacatatttgtcgcataaaaaataatattaattaatattatattaccgaaaaatagaaattgttgtcagtaataaaaattgtaaagaaataattaagatatatgcAAAAATAGCAGAATTATTTTTTAGCGTTGATTAAATTCTAAGGAAGAGTAATTATTGTTGTAAATATTGACaggcatgtcagatgatttgtattttcaagtgttctatgggtcaggagaagttagatatggtcctgaaggggtagatttgtcagagtttagctcgatcacaaaaaaaataccccgagctagagagaggacttggatttcaatatccaattggctctttaaagctttcggccttagtcgagatgaacatgagatctctgtcatggcagtggttagtcgaagggaaccagtattttgggagctattgccgcttgaagggacgccaaactggaggaactatgtcaatataagtagtagccgaggcttaccgcttgtgttgtttgttcaagcattcgAGAAGATTAGTTTTAGAACTGAAGCGGGCGGGAATCATGAAGGCCAGGGAGATATTGTTTCCGAAGAAACTGAGACGatgcatgaatctcatgaagaagatggtgaacttgagattttagaagatgatagacatgctgcacacgaacctcgtcaagcaactggtcaggctgatgaaggggaaaacattccagagatagatgaagagtttcagagggagggtgaagaatagcacaatgcaatgaatgatgactcctcggatgatgatgatgatgacgacgaagattatcatgtcccacacAATTGGTCCGgttatgaattttcaaaattaagtgtaaatgaaggtgaagcggtgacttgggagtacaggcaaaatgaggtatgcatcgGTTCGTGTATGCTAACAGTGACAACATGAAGGAAGCTATAAAACGTTGGTCGactctctctttgcaaagacagtTCAAAGTTCTCAAGAGCAGTCCAAGAACATATGACGTGCGTTGTGTGAGAAGCGAATGTCCTTTCAGGGTGTATGCTTCTATGGGCAAGTGGCAGGATTTCTGGgaggttaaaaaaattgtggagcacacatgcctgcttgagcaattagaaccacagcaccgcaacctcagtgtaggtttcatagctaactacatgtatcctttgatcgtggacaatcctagttatgaacctaagtcaatcatttgtgctgttgaggaggagtttaaatataaaattagctacaacaaagcttacagagcgaaacagaaagcgctgcagatgaggtgggggacgtatgaagcttcgtatcacaatataccggcattgctgcacactatatgtcttagaaatcctggtagctactacgacttgaaaacgtatccatgtgcccagaagcctggaaagcaggtactccaacggtcgttcttggccttgggcgcttgcattgaggcgtttccgcactaccggccagtcatttgtatagatgggacatttttgacaggaaggtataaagccacaatcctcacagctgttgcagctgatggtaacagacaattgttgtctttggcaattgcctttgtggagaaagaatcaggggatacttggtattggtttttgcagagggtgaagcagatgattgtcaaagatgtagagaacgtgtgtttgattcatgatcggcacaagggtatattacaagcaatcgatgacatacagaatggttctactgagcgtagtaggactgcactttggccggacctaaagagtaggtggtgcatgaggcatatgggggcaaactttcatacccagttcaagaacaaaatccttatgaagctattcaagcggttatgcagccagaatcaggaaaggaaattcaactTCCTATGGAAAAAATTGGATGAGCTAACAAAAAAGCAAACGGCGGAGCTAGCGAATAGATCTGTCAATACTGAGGACGACGACCAGGTCTCGCTTGAAGATGTGGGCTTGGACGGTCCGAATGTCAGGCGCAAAAGGAGAAAggcaattaagacattctctgagtggattgagcacgaaccaaaagagaaatgggctttactgtttgatgaaggaggtgCTAGGTACGGTTTAATGACTATGAACCTAGTCGAGGTATACAATTGGGTGCTGCGTGGTGTAAGATCATTGCCACTTGTTGGGATCGTGGAGTTCTTCTTGTATCGCACTTGCGAGTACTTCAGGGACTGTTACGCTGTGGCACAGAAAGATATGGTCGATAATCGCAAAGTTTACGGATACAAGGTTACGGAGCATATGGAGGAAGCTTTCAAAAAGGCCCGTTTACATCGGGTGACTCCAGTTGGCTCTATGGAACGTCGGTACGAGGTGATGTGTAGGGACTAAGGCCGAATGGGGGGGCCGGCGTGAGAAGCATGTGCAGGAGTGTGTTCTCCGTGCtgatgcttgtatttgctcatgtcataaggtaaagctgctgcacctgctgtgcacacatgtcattgctgcctgttttgaagctggtggactacaggctcgtatgtatgtctcaaattacttcatgaaggaaactatttggatgacttggaggcacGAGATATATGGGTTTTGCATTCTTGGAGACTTCATAACTGATCCTGGACACAATGCAACTTATATTCCAGATCCAGATACAGAAATGTTTCAAGGGGTGGGCCGACGCAAGAAGAAACGCATTAGAAATAACATGGATCGATCGGAGGCTGGTCGAGATGTCCGCCTCTGCTCGAAGTGCCATGAGACGGGTCATACGTACAAGTATTGTACGGCATTGAGTTATGGTGGCCGCACAGATGGAGCGGGCCCATCTGAAGCTGCTCCAAATCCGGCACCGCAGGCAACGGgtcgtcgtggccgccgtccTAACAACGATGGCCTTATGTGATCGATGACGATTGTCATTTGTGTCATTCACTATTCAATCATGTTCTatgttaaattatgtaatattaagaactaatatgtcgtaaactgatttcgtcttggcgtacgaatatttgttgtaataTGTGCCCCAAATATATGTTCAACTTTATTGCTGTAATTGGAATTTGAAGTTATATAATatgtaatttgttgtgcatcatttataagtttattacgttatgttttatttagtattttattaaaaatttgttgtattacttaatttatgttctgaaattttatttagtatttttttacgttaatgttattatgcttaatattgttaatttatgttctgaaattatttgtaataaatctCATTATACAGGTATGGCGCACGAGGAAGGAGCTACCCCTG is drawn from Panicum virgatum strain AP13 chromosome 1N, P.virgatum_v5, whole genome shotgun sequence and contains these coding sequences:
- the LOC120656845 gene encoding BOI-related E3 ubiquitin-protein ligase 1-like, with the protein product MAVQAQYPSNLLFHDRGEPERKEMDMPRPPQLAGVSPAAVYFSSGGASGNRRKRPREPMAPPPPAAKEEYVNLFTLQPQQSTSFANMARFQSQNRVLSSPSPAATALVSTGLRLAFDEQQQQQQQQQQQESKQMMNVLRHSSSQSLFASVSDELAAQVKQHDDEIDRFIREQGEQLRRAMADRLRRHNRAILVKADQSAARRLREKAAEAEREARRGAELEERLVRLRGEAAAWQARALSEQAAAVTLHAQLQQAAAAARASVEELAAAGDAGPVESSSSAYVDPRRTGPSSDRACLVCRLRPASVVLLPCRHLSLCGECFAAGDADAAMACPVCLCVRTGSVEAILC